One Chloroflexota bacterium DNA segment encodes these proteins:
- a CDS encoding polymer-forming cytoskeletal protein, with amino-acid sequence MSLFGNKKVVQPIAQSPTGKPETVIGANTTFVGTLKSDGNVRVDGSVEGEIEVLGNLIVGSTGRVIATLKAQNIHVSGAVKGEIIATEQLEISPSGKVWGDITAASLHIEPGGLFRGQSSMTSNIDEPLLLDAPRSRLNEEPSGV; translated from the coding sequence ATGAGCTTATTCGGTAACAAAAAAGTGGTACAACCAATCGCCCAATCGCCAACCGGCAAGCCCGAAACCGTGATTGGAGCCAATACCACCTTTGTTGGAACCCTCAAATCCGACGGGAATGTTCGGGTTGATGGCTCTGTTGAGGGCGAGATCGAGGTGCTTGGCAATTTGATTGTTGGTTCAACTGGGCGGGTTATCGCTACGCTCAAGGCTCAAAATATTCACGTCTCGGGCGCAGTCAAAGGCGAAATTATCGCGACTGAGCAACTGGAAATCTCGCCTTCGGGCAAGGTTTGGGGCGATATTACTGCCGCTTCGTTACATATCGAGCCAGGTGGCTTGTTCCGTGGCCAAAGCAGCATGACTTCAAATATCGACGAGCCATTGTTGCTCGATGCTCCACGCTCACGCTTAAACGAAGAGCCAAGCGGGGTTTAA
- a CDS encoding septum formation initiator family protein, translating into MARWRWPQWRKPQIPQPTQLRSGATLAVTWGLAAFALYLMVLFGSLVVQGYTMEQQAQALEAENARLAAESQALRDRAAYVRSDAAIELAARDMLDMAKPGDVVLHVSVVTPTLTVSPTIALEAPAADPVALPPVDSTPNWRRWLEVLFDS; encoded by the coding sequence ATGGCTCGTTGGCGCTGGCCACAATGGCGTAAACCACAAATTCCGCAACCAACGCAATTGCGCAGCGGGGCGACGTTGGCCGTAACTTGGGGCTTGGCCGCCTTTGCCCTGTATTTGATGGTGCTATTTGGCAGTTTGGTGGTTCAAGGCTATACCATGGAGCAACAAGCTCAAGCCTTAGAGGCTGAAAATGCTCGTTTGGCCGCCGAAAGCCAAGCCCTGCGTGACCGCGCTGCCTATGTGCGCTCCGATGCAGCGATCGAATTGGCCGCCCGTGATATGCTCGATATGGCCAAGCCAGGCGATGTGGTGTTGCATGTGAGTGTCGTTACGCCAACCTTGACCGTTTCGCCAACCATTGCCTTAGAAGCTCCCGCCGCCGATCCAGTGGCCTTGCCGCCTGTGGACTCAACGCCCAATTGGCGGCGTTGGCTGGAAGTGCTATTTGATTCTTAA
- a CDS encoding DUF4446 family protein: MIAFWTTYGFYLWIGSGLLIIGLLIWIGRLSKRLSVIDQRYTALTKGVDAEHLEDIWLQRSLQVAHHDDQITALEREVRRLGRSSLHHVGLVRFNPFGDVGGDQSYALALLDGEQSGVVLSSIYSRSGVRTYAKAVQRGQSTHTLSEEEVASIAQALGQFTSVESAAQPATTGGNS, encoded by the coding sequence TTGATAGCTTTTTGGACAACCTATGGCTTCTACTTATGGATCGGCAGCGGCCTACTGATTATCGGCTTGCTGATCTGGATCGGGCGTTTAAGCAAACGGCTGAGCGTCATCGATCAACGCTACACAGCCCTCACTAAAGGTGTTGATGCTGAACATCTTGAAGATATTTGGCTTCAGCGCTCGCTGCAAGTTGCTCATCACGATGATCAAATAACCGCCCTCGAACGTGAAGTTCGGCGTTTGGGCCGCAGCAGCCTGCATCATGTTGGGTTAGTGCGCTTTAATCCCTTTGGCGATGTTGGCGGCGATCAAAGTTATGCTTTGGCGCTGCTTGATGGCGAACAAAGTGGGGTTGTCCTGAGCAGTATCTACAGTCGTTCAGGGGTGCGTACCTACGCCAAGGCTGTGCAACGCGGCCAATCAACCCATACGCTTTCCGAAGAAGAAGTTGCATCAATTGCGCAAGCCCTTGGTCAATTTACCTCGGTGGAATCAGCAGCTCAACCCGCTACAACAGGAGGCAATTCATGA